AAGTAATCGATGCCGTCAAGACGGGTGGCTTTAGTCTTGAGCAGCGCACCGAATTAGCTGTGGATGCTTTCCGGCACACGGCATCCTATGATGTAGCAGTTGCCTCGTGGCTTGGTGCATCACAGGAGGCAGAGTTTCCGGCTTGGATTGGGGCCACCTACCAACGAGCACAGACTTTAAGATATGGGGAAAACCCGCATCAGCGGGCAGCGTTATATGTCGACGAACACCGTACCGGTGGGGTAGCTCAGGCTCAACAATTCCACGGCAAGGACATGAGCTACAACAACTACACCGACACCGATGCCGCATGGCGGGCAGCGTGGGATCACGAACGCCCGTGTGTTGCCATCATTAAGCACGCTAATCCTTGTGGAATTGCCGTATCTGATGAGTCTATTGCTGCTGCCCACCGCAATGCCCACGCCTGTGACTCCACTTCAGCGTACGGGGGTGTTATTGCTGCGAACCGGGAAGTAAGTGTAGAGATGGCGGAGCAGGTTAAAGAAATCTTTACCGAGGTCATCATTGCTCCGGGGTACGAAGACGGCGCTATTGATCTTTTGTCTCAGAAGAAAAATATTCGCATCTTGCAGGCTATCCCTCCGCAGAGAGAGGGATGCGAGTATCGCGAAGTATCGGGAGGCATGTTACTTCAAGAAAAAGACACCCTTCATGCCAGCGGAGATGATCCGGCGCAGTGGCAGTTGGTGGCTGGCGAAGCTGCGGATGATCGCACCTTGCAGGATTTAGCCTTTGCGTGGACTACTATTCGTGCAGTTAAGTCCAACGCCATTTTGTTAGCTCGTGATGGCGCTACCGTAGGGGTAGGGATGGGGCAGGTTAATCGGGTAGATTCTGCTCGGCTAGCCGTTCAGCGCGCAGGGGCTGAGCGGGCGTCGGGTTCAGTTGCCGCTTCGGATGCCTTCTTCCCCTTTGCTGATGGTTTCGAGGTGCTGGCCAAAGCCGGCGTACGGGCGGTGGTCCAGCCGGGTGGCTCCATCCGAGACAATGAAGTAATTGAAGCCGCTAAAAAAGCAGGTGTCACCATGTATCTCACCGGGGCGCGACATTTTGCTCACTAGCCCCACTCAGGTGGAGTGCCGTGAATCGCCGATAAGATACTTTCCAAACCAATTTGCTATCTAGCTGTGATTCACGGAGGATCTGCTCAATGAGCAACCAAGATTGGGGTTATCAGCCCCAGCACACACAGCAATTTCCTCAAGGTCAATTCCAGGATCAATGGGATAACCAATGGAGTGAAGACGCAGAAGATACATCGTCGTCATCGAATCGGGGATTAATTATTGGTCTTGGGGTCATTGCTGTCCTGCTCTTTCTTTTTATTCTGGGTTCTGCAGCCTACTTATTTATGGGCACCTTCTCACAAAGCCAGGACAACGCTTCTTCTGCTAGCTCCAGCAGCACGAGTTCCACCAACAACGCATTGGAAACGGTAACAACCCAGAAGTCCACGGGCCGCCCCCAGCACCCTTCAATTCCGGCAGGATCCCGAGCAGTAAATGACGCCGCCCGGAATAATGAGCCAGCCGGGAATTTCAATAATGTTTATGCCGGTACTAATGTGACATCGGATCCTTTTGCGCTAGCAGTGAGAGATGCCTATGCCCAGAACTTTACTGAGCACCACCAATATGACGCTGTCCTCAACGTCAGGAGTTCAGTAACTGGAGTAACCTACCGAATGGATTGTCACGATAATGGCCAATACGTCACCTGCACGGGTGGCGACAATGCCGTGGTATATATCTCATGAATGTAAAAAATACGTTTTTAACTGGAGTTTTCTCCATAGTGGCGTTGACCGCCTGCACGATTCCAGGAACGATGGATAATCACGAAACTGAAAATTCCAACCCGTCCCCGACAATCAGCACAACAGCTAAAACTGAATCTGAATTTCCTCAACTTGATTTGAGATCCATCATGAGCAAGGTGCACTCTCGATATCCCGGTCAGGTTGGTATTGCGATATCAGATGGGCGTACCGATCAAGAAGCTGGTGCCACCGATGCTGTTCCTGCCTGGTCTACATCAAAAGTGCCCTTAG
This genomic interval from Corynebacterium poyangense contains the following:
- the purH gene encoding bifunctional phosphoribosylaminoimidazolecarboxamide formyltransferase/IMP cyclohydrolase encodes the protein MTKKAIKRALISVYDKTGLEELASALAEAGVEIVSTGSTAQRISDAGVAVTPVENLTGFPECLEGRVKTLHPKVHAGILADTRKEDHLTQLSELGVEPFQLVVVNLYPFSETVASGADRDACIEQIDIGGPSMVRAAAKNHPSVAVVVDPARYGEVIDAVKTGGFSLEQRTELAVDAFRHTASYDVAVASWLGASQEAEFPAWIGATYQRAQTLRYGENPHQRAALYVDEHRTGGVAQAQQFHGKDMSYNNYTDTDAAWRAAWDHERPCVAIIKHANPCGIAVSDESIAAAHRNAHACDSTSAYGGVIAANREVSVEMAEQVKEIFTEVIIAPGYEDGAIDLLSQKKNIRILQAIPPQREGCEYREVSGGMLLQEKDTLHASGDDPAQWQLVAGEAADDRTLQDLAFAWTTIRAVKSNAILLARDGATVGVGMGQVNRVDSARLAVQRAGAERASGSVAASDAFFPFADGFEVLAKAGVRAVVQPGGSIRDNEVIEAAKKAGVTMYLTGARHFAH